The stretch of DNA AAAATCCGGCCCTCCATGACGAGCGCAACCCCCATCTCCAGCTCGCGCTCGCGCTCGGCGGTCCACAGCGCCGCGCTCATGCGCGCCTCCACCGCCGCGCGCAGGCGGCGGCCGAGCTGCTCGCGGCGGCGCAGCTCGAGCCGGCCCTCGCGCGCGAGGAAGTCGCGGTGCGCTTCGATCGCGTCCACCAACTCCGCGACGCCGCGATCCGCCGTCGCCACGCACTGGAGCACCGGCGGGCGCCAGCCGTCCAGCGCACCCCGCCGCATCAGGCTGGCCTCCAGCTCCATGGCGAGCGCGGCCGCGCCCTCGCGGTCGGCCTTGTTGATCACGAAGAGATCGCCGATCTCCATCAGGCCCGCCTTCATCGTCTGGATGCCGTCGCCGCTCTCGGGGGTGAGCAGCACCACCGTAGTGAAGCAGTTCAGGGCGATGTCCAGCTCGCTCTGGCCCACACCCAGCGTCTCGATGAGGATGCGCTCCGCGCCCGCCGCGTCGAGCAGGTCGGCCACGGCCTCGGTCTGCCGCGCGAGCCCGCCGAGGGAGCCCCGGCTGCCCAGGCTGCGGATGAAGATCTCCGGGTCCCGCGCCGCCTCGTGCATGCGGATGCGGTCGCCGAGCAGGGCGCCGCCCGTGAAGGCGCTGCTCGGGTCCACGGCGAGGGCCGCCAATCGCAGGCCGCGCGCGCGGTAGGCGCGCAGGAGGCCGTCGAGCAGGCTGCTTTTTCCTGCCCCCGGGGGTCCCGTCACCCCGATGCGGAAGGCGCCGCCGCTTCGCGCGAGCGCCCAGTCCTCGATGGCCGGCGCGGCCTCGCTCTCGTCCTCGACGAGGGAGATCAGCCGCGCCAGGGCCCGGCGGTCGCCCGCTGCGCAGGCGACGAGCAGCTCGACGAGCGCGGGCCTCATGCGCGCGGCTCCTCGTGATCGAGGTCCAGGGCCCGCGCGGCACCCACGGGCAAGGCCGCGCGCAGGGGCAAGCGAATGGAGAAGCGCGTGCCGACGCCGGGCGTGCTCTCCACGCTGAGCTCGCCGCCGTGCTGGCGCACGTAGCGCTGCGAGAGCGCGAGGCCCAGGCCCGTGCCCTCGTCCTTCGTCGTGTAGAAGGCGCGGAAGATGCGCCTCTGCAGCTCGGGGCTCATGCCGCAGCCGTTGTCGGCCACGTGCAGGAGCAGCCAGCCCTCCTCGCGCTCCGTCTCGATATGGATCTCGCCCTTGCCCTCGATCGCCTCGATCGCGTTCTGGACGAGGTTGAGCAGCACCTGCTTGAGGCGCCGCTCGTCGAGGGTCAGGCGGGGCAGGTCGGGCTCGAGCTCGCTGGTCAGGCGAATGCCGGCCTCGGCGACGCGGTCGCGCAGCAGGCTCTCGATGTCGCGCACGAGGGCGTTGAGATCCACCGGGTGCACCTGGAGCTCCTCGCGCTGCGCGCTGTGCAGCAGGCGGCCGAGGGTCTCCTCCAGGCGCAGGGCCTCCTCGGCGATCACCTGCACGGTGCGCCGGTCCTCCTCACCGAGGCTGGAACTCCTGAGCAGGCGCCGGCTGAAGCCACCGATCGCCGTGAGCGGGTTGCGGATCTCGTGGGCGACGGCCGCCGACAGCTCGCCGCTGGCCGCCAGCTTCTCGGCGCGGCTGATGCGGCGGCGGATCTCCGCCAGTACTTCGGCGCTGGCCTGGCTGCGGGCGAGGCTGCGCTCGAGCGACTCACGCAGGATGAGGTTCTCGAGAATGCCCGTGGCGAAGCGCACCAGCACCTGTAGCACGTCGATCCGCTCGGGCGCCAGGCTGACACCCGAGTAGCGGTTGTCGACGAGCAGGAAGCCGAGGCTGCGCTCGGCGCGCACGAGGGGCAGGGTGACGAAGTGCTGCAGGTCCAGCGCCGCGACGAGCGCGCGGTCGGCCGCGTGCTCCAGCCGCTCGCCGTGCAGCTCCTGCAGCTCCCAGAGGGCGCGGGAGAAGCGGCTGGCCGGCTCCTGGGCCGGCAGGCTGAGGCTGCGCAGGCGCCGGGCCAGGGGCGCGTCCTCGGGCGTGCCCGCCAGGCCGCGGCGCACCAGTTCGCGCAGGTCCAGCCAGGGCTCCTGCTCGGCCAGCTCGCGCCAGATGCGGTCGGCCTCCCGATCGTCGCCGGGGCCGATCGCGCAGTGGCCGTCCACGCGCGCCTCCTCGAGGTCGCGCCAGAAGAGCATCGCCCGGTTGAAGCCCAGGCCCTGGCCGGCCGTCACCACCGTGAGCAGCGCGAAACAGACTTCCCGGATCGAGCCCAGGTTCGGGATGAGCTGGCTGAACTGGCCGAGCAGGCTGAGCTCGTCCAGGTGCGGGCCCTCGGCGCCGCTCTCGTAGATGGCGAGCCGCCGCTGGAAGCTGGCCGCGCGGCGCAGGGCGCGCTCCAGGAAGAGATCCAGGTTGCGGTCGACGGCCCGCCGCCCCCGCCCCCGCTCGCGCAGGCGCCGGAAGTACTGGCAGCTCAGGGCCTCGACGGGACCGAGCTGCCCGCTGCGCCACTGGACCACCTCGGCGGCATCCACGCGCATCAGCGCCGGGCTGCCGACGATGTGGTCGCCAAAGACGGGACAGCTGCGGTCCCGACAGCGGAAGAGCTCCCAGCAGACCTGGCGACTCGTCACGATGGCGCCTCCCGGCCCACTCTAGCACAGGCCCCGGGGAGGGTCCACCGGCGACGGGAGGGCGGGCCTGGCCCGCCCCTCCCGCTCCGGTACCGCTAATCGTTGCCGTAGCGCTGTTTGACCTGTCCCCAGTTGGCCTCCTTCACCGGCACGCCGTTGCAGACGTTCGGCTGGCCGAAAGAGGGCAGGCAGCCCGTGGAGCCAGGCAGCTGACTGCCGTGGTAGATGTTCATCCCGTCGTAGAGGATCCACTCGCCGGTGCCGCTGGGCAGGCGGCCGAGGCTGCGGTCGTCGTCCATCTGGTAGCTGGTGTAGGCGATGATATCCACCTGGACGGCGGTGCCACCCTCGTCGCGAAAGAGCGCGACCTCGCCGCCCGAGTTGCTGAGGCTGAGGCCGGCGCTTCCGTTGCCGGTCTCGGCCTGCCAGGCGACGGCCATCGCGCCCGTGACCGCGAGAGCGGCGCCGGGCGCGAGGCTGCCGCTGCAGCGGTAGCGAACGGCCGGGTCCGTCCCCGAGTCGGAGAGCCAGTAGGCGCCGAGATCCACGGCCGTCGTGCCGCCGTTGGCGATCTCGATCCACTCGTCGTTCTTGAAGTCGATGAGGCCGTCGCCGGACCAGTCGCTGACCGGATCGGCGAGCACCTCGTTGAGCAGGACCTGGGCGAAACTGCCCGTGGGCAGGGACAGAATGAGCAGCAGCGGGGCCAGCAGGGTGGCCAGCCGCGCCGGCTTGCGGGAATCGTGCACGCGTGCCTCCTCGGCGAGTGAGCGGGGAGGAGGGGGCGCGCCGGTCCAGGCAAGCGCCGTGCCGCCCTAGCGCGGGCGCAGGAGCAGGGGCAGGCAGGCCGCGAGGGGGCGCGCCGGTCCAGGCAAGCGCCGTGCCGCCCTAGCGCGGGCGCAGGAGCAGGGGCAGGCAGGCCGCGAGGAGGAGGATGTCGCGGCCGATCAGCGAGAGATCGACGCCGTGCCCGCCCGAGGCGCCGAAGCAGCCGCACTCGATGTCCAGGCCGCGGGCGAGCGCCGCAGTCAGCGCCACGATGAACATCAGCGTCATCAGGGCGGCGAGCAGGGCCGCCCCCCGCCGCAGGCGCGGCCAGAGCAGGGCGAGGCCGGC from bacterium encodes:
- a CDS encoding GHKL domain-containing protein; amino-acid sequence: MTSRQVCWELFRCRDRSCPVFGDHIVGSPALMRVDAAEVVQWRSGQLGPVEALSCQYFRRLRERGRGRRAVDRNLDLFLERALRRAASFQRRLAIYESGAEGPHLDELSLLGQFSQLIPNLGSIREVCFALLTVVTAGQGLGFNRAMLFWRDLEEARVDGHCAIGPGDDREADRIWRELAEQEPWLDLRELVRRGLAGTPEDAPLARRLRSLSLPAQEPASRFSRALWELQELHGERLEHAADRALVAALDLQHFVTLPLVRAERSLGFLLVDNRYSGVSLAPERIDVLQVLVRFATGILENLILRESLERSLARSQASAEVLAEIRRRISRAEKLAASGELSAAVAHEIRNPLTAIGGFSRRLLRSSSLGEEDRRTVQVIAEEALRLEETLGRLLHSAQREELQVHPVDLNALVRDIESLLRDRVAEAGIRLTSELEPDLPRLTLDERRLKQVLLNLVQNAIEAIEGKGEIHIETEREEGWLLLHVADNGCGMSPELQRRIFRAFYTTKDEGTGLGLALSQRYVRQHGGELSVESTPGVGTRFSIRLPLRAALPVGAARALDLDHEEPRA
- the meaB gene encoding methylmalonyl Co-A mutase-associated GTPase MeaB produces the protein MRPALVELLVACAAGDRRALARLISLVEDESEAAPAIEDWALARSGGAFRIGVTGPPGAGKSSLLDGLLRAYRARGLRLAALAVDPSSAFTGGALLGDRIRMHEAARDPEIFIRSLGSRGSLGGLARQTEAVADLLDAAGAERILIETLGVGQSELDIALNCFTTVVLLTPESGDGIQTMKAGLMEIGDLFVINKADREGAAALAMELEASLMRRGALDGWRPPVLQCVATADRGVAELVDAIEAHRDFLAREGRLELRRREQLGRRLRAAVEARMSAALWTAERERELEMGVALVMEGRI
- a CDS encoding lamin tail domain-containing protein; translated protein: MHDSRKPARLATLLAPLLLILSLPTGSFAQVLLNEVLADPVSDWSGDGLIDFKNDEWIEIANGGTTAVDLGAYWLSDSGTDPAVRYRCSGSLAPGAALAVTGAMAVAWQAETGNGSAGLSLSNSGGEVALFRDEGGTAVQVDIIAYTSYQMDDDRSLGRLPSGTGEWILYDGMNIYHGSQLPGSTGCLPSFGQPNVCNGVPVKEANWGQVKQRYGND